The genome window ATTTGGGATGCTCGTAGAGGGTTTTTTTCTCTCTAAGCGCTTCCCAAAATGCCTTTTGATACCGCAATTTTCCCACAAGAGGAATAGCTTCTTTTTCCAAATATGCCTCTATAGTTTCAGTGGATTTTGGGCTTAAATCCCATTTATTAATTATCGCCGCGCAAGGGATACCAAACTGGCGCGCCAAGGTTATAACCCGCGCTCCATCGTGCAATCCTGAAGCACTTGATTCCATCACCACCACCGCAAGAGAAGCCCCACTAAGCGAAGAGACCACAGGGCACCCGATTCCTGGGCTTGCGTCACTAAGAAGAAATTGGGCGCCTCTTTCTTTGGCTTTTTTTCGGGCACGCTCTTTGACGTGCGCGACGAGTTTTCCCGAGTTTTCCCCGCCAATCCCTAGTGTTGCATGCACCAAATACCCTCCAAAGCGCATAGAAGAACAAAAACTCTCTCCCGCAACGCGCGGCTCCATACCAATAGCCTTGGGGCGACAAATCGTGGCGCAAAAATGGCATCCCTCACACGCCAACGGGTCAACCACAAAAGCGTGGCCCTCCCCTTTGCTAATGGCTCCAAAACGGCACACTTCAAGGCATCTTCCACACCCGCGGCACACGCTTGGGTCAATCACCGCTTCATGACCACTTTGAAAAGCCTGCGCTTCGTTAAAATCTGCCCCCATGAGGATGTGCATATTGGCTGCATCTACGTCACAATCACACGCTAGTACCTCTTTGGGATGCATGGCTGCTAGGGCAGCGCTGATGGAAGTTTTACCTGCTCCGCCCTTACCCGAAATAACGACGATTTCTTTCATGCCAATACCCCCAAATGGTGTGCAAGCACCTCCAAGGATGCCTTAAAATGGGGCACTTCTTGGGCCGCTAAAACACCCAAAGCACAGCAGCGCGCCACTCCCTTGTCGTGGAAAAAACGCCCGATAATCTCAATGCCTTCGTGCTCACAGTACATTTCAACCGCACTATCTCCCATTCCTACACGGTTAATCACGACGCCAAAAGGTTTATTAAGAGCGCGTACCGTTTTAACTGCGAGTGTCAAATCGTTTAGTCCAAATGCTGTTGGTTCACTCACAAGCACCACATAATCGCTCTGACGTACTGTTTGTACAAAAGAGCACGACGTCCCAGGAGGCGCATCACACAAAAGAATCTCTTTGGTGTGTGCCTTTGCCGCATCAAGAGTCTGGGCGATGAGTGGCGTCGCCATCTCTTGCCCCACGTCCAATCGTCCTTCCACCACAACAACACCCTCACACAAACCTGTTGCAATCTCGCCTATGCGCTCTTTTGCCATAGGGAGCGCACCAACAGGACACAGTTCACTGCACGCGTAGCAACTGTGGCACAACTGAGGAAAGACTAGGATTTCACTGGGTAAAGCAATGATGGCATTAAAGTGACAATGGCCTGCGCACGCTCCACACAGCACACAAACCTCTTCGTCCCACACCGGCCTTTGTTTGATTGCCACCTTTACATGTAAACTATCGGGGCGCAAAAAAAGAGAGACGTTAGGCTCTTCTACGTCTGCGTCTGCTAAAACCACATGGTAGTTTTTTCCCGCAAGAAAGTGAGCAAGGTTGGTACTGATGGTCGTTTTCCCTGTTCCTCCCTTTCCGCTGCCAATGGCAATCGTTTTGCTTTGCATGACTCTCCTTTTTTTACATATGCAAATAGTACTCTTTATTTTTACATATGTCAATATAAAATGTCACTTCTCTTTAATAATTTTTTCTGTATACTTAACAATTTTCACGAGGAGTTTTTTTGAAGCGTGTATTAAGACCTGCCGTACTTCCTTCACTAATACTCTTCATTGGTCTTGCCTTCACACTCTTTGTTTCTTACAAAACCCAAAAGTGGATTCGACTCACCGAGCAGTCTCGCTTTGAAACCGCCATCACCCACACCACTTTGCTTGTTGAAAAACGCCTTGAATCCAACGTGCAACTTGTACGCAGTTTAGGGGGGTTGTTTTTGGCCTCAGACAAGGTAACACGCGATGATTTTAAACAGTTTCTTAGTGCTTACAATCTGGCGGAAAAATTTCTAGGCATTCAGGCGATGGGGTTTGGACCCTTGGTGCCATTGGAGCAAAAACGCACCTTTGAACGCACTGCTGATTTTGACCATTATTTTATCTTTCCTGCGACTGCAAAAACAGCTGTACCTGTTTATTATCTTGAACCTTTTAATAGGCACAACCAACGCGCCCTTGGCTTTGATATGGCATCTGAATCGGTGCGCAACACCGCCATGGAACGTGCCCTTAAGCGCAAAGACATCGCTCTTTCTTCGCGGATTGAACTTTTGCAAAATGAGAGCGAAAGGGATGGGTTTTTGATTTATTTGCCTGTTTTTAATGACGCAAATGTTCACCAAGGTTATGTGTATGCCGCCCTTAATACCAAGCGACTCTTTGATGGCATCATGCAAGACCGCTACATTCCCGTTGATTTTAAACTCCACGATAGCGCCTCTCACGACAAAGGAGCGCTTCTTTATGACTCTAATCCAAACCTTACCTCAGCGCGCCTTTCGCGCTGTGTTTCACTACCCGTTTATGGACACGCGTGGATAATGTGCTTTAAAACCGACCGTGTTCTTGACTTTGGCGATGGAATCTATTTGCCTTGGGTTCAACTCTTTTTTGGTTCGCTTCTCACTTTTGCCATGAGTGCGTGGGTTTATGCCCTGT of Sulfurospirillum tamanense contains these proteins:
- a CDS encoding ATP-binding protein, with amino-acid sequence MKEIVVISGKGGAGKTSISAALAAMHPKEVLACDCDVDAANMHILMGADFNEAQAFQSGHEAVIDPSVCRGCGRCLEVCRFGAISKGEGHAFVVDPLACEGCHFCATICRPKAIGMEPRVAGESFCSSMRFGGYLVHATLGIGGENSGKLVAHVKERARKKAKERGAQFLLSDASPGIGCPVVSSLSGASLAVVVMESSASGLHDGARVITLARQFGIPCAAIINKWDLSPKSTETIEAYLEKEAIPLVGKLRYQKAFWEALREKKTLYEHPK
- a CDS encoding P-loop NTPase, encoding MQSKTIAIGSGKGGTGKTTISTNLAHFLAGKNYHVVLADADVEEPNVSLFLRPDSLHVKVAIKQRPVWDEEVCVLCGACAGHCHFNAIIALPSEILVFPQLCHSCYACSELCPVGALPMAKERIGEIATGLCEGVVVVEGRLDVGQEMATPLIAQTLDAAKAHTKEILLCDAPPGTSCSFVQTVRQSDYVVLVSEPTAFGLNDLTLAVKTVRALNKPFGVVINRVGMGDSAVEMYCEHEGIEIIGRFFHDKGVARCCALGVLAAQEVPHFKASLEVLAHHLGVLA
- a CDS encoding diguanylate cyclase, translating into MKRVLRPAVLPSLILFIGLAFTLFVSYKTQKWIRLTEQSRFETAITHTTLLVEKRLESNVQLVRSLGGLFLASDKVTRDDFKQFLSAYNLAEKFLGIQAMGFGPLVPLEQKRTFERTADFDHYFIFPATAKTAVPVYYLEPFNRHNQRALGFDMASESVRNTAMERALKRKDIALSSRIELLQNESERDGFLIYLPVFNDANVHQGYVYAALNTKRLFDGIMQDRYIPVDFKLHDSASHDKGALLYDSNPNLTSARLSRCVSLPVYGHAWIMCFKTDRVLDFGDGIYLPWVQLFFGSLLTFAMSAWVYALLHTQRRALTMADKMTFTIQDQLRIIDKNVIISSTDTRGIITEVSQAFCDVSGYTKEELIDKDHLIVRHPDTPSSTYETMWNTILQGEIWEGELKNRRKNGSAYWVHAIITPKTNSAGEITGYTSVRQNITDRKRAEELSITDQLTGLYNRLKLDEMFKTYLHVSQRHDTDFSIIILDIDRFKNVNDTHGHQVGDTILQEFAKILQENVRSEDVLGRWGGEEFMILAPQSGLEAAQNLAEKLRTKVENFSFSTIVRATCSFGISTYHKGDDEKSMVSRADDALYRAKTNGRNRVEVEEIQSAATKLTSL